The genomic segment CGCTGGACGTGCTGCCAAAATTGCGGTGCGTCGCGGTGTTTCTCCTGCTGAAATCAATGTGGAGGAGCTCCGTCAGGAACTTATAGCCGAAGGGGCATATCTTGGAGAAAATGAAATGACCGTCTGATATGAAAAGAGGTACTCAACATGATCTTGTAGGGCGCAGAGGTTTTTTGCAGAAGCTTGGGGCGGCGGCGATGGTGTCGCTGCTTCCCTTGGAAGACAACGTTGCCCATGCCCTGGTCAGCAAGGATACGCTCTGTGTGCTGACCTGTAATATCCGGGTGGACCTTGAAGAGGACGCGGCAAAAGGATTGGGCTGGCAACAGCGTCGGTCCGCCTGTCTGGAAGTGATCCGGCGTCAGCGGCCAGCTATCATCGGTTTTCAGGAAGTGCTTTATAATCAGTTTGCCGATATGAAAGCGGCGATGCCCGATTATCATGCCTTCGGATTTGATGGCCCGGAAATGGATTCCATCAAAACGGGTTATCATGGCATCGCAAAAAATCCGGTTTTCTTTTCCAAAAAGCGGTTTGAACTCCTGGCGGGCGGAGCCTATTGGCTGTCCGAAACACCTTTAATCGGAGGGAGTATTTCCTGGGGGTCGGCGCGTGCCCGTAATGCCTGTTGGGTACGCTTGTATGACCGTTATAGTAAAAAGGAGCTACGTCTGGTCAACCTGCATCTGGATCATGTCAATGCCGAAGCAAAACTGAAACAGATAGCGCTTGTACTTGAGGAGTCTGCGCAGTATGCCGATGGATTTGTGCAGATCATGACCGGCGATTTTAATGTTGGACCCGAAAGCCAGGTGTACCAGAAAGTTGTGTCGGCAGGCTGGAAAGACACGTTTACGGAAATTCACGGGGCGAAAGATTTCGGTGGCACGACGCATGGATTTAAAGGCGAGCAGTATGAAAAGAAAGACCGTGCCAAAAAAATAGATTTTATTTTTACGAAGGGCGCGGTTGTCCCCAGAACATCTGCCATCGTCAAAGATAATTATAAGGGTGTCTACCCCAGTGATCATTATTTTTTGCGCGCTGAACTTGAATTATAAATTGGTATTCCCCGTTCTTTCCCAAAAGCAATATGTTTAATATTGCTTTTTTTTGTTTTGATACGTTTTATTTATGTTATTTTTTATTTTATTTTGTTTTATTTTGTTATTTTAGTGCTGTAAAGTAACCAATTCTAAAAAACTAAATTATGGTACACATACTTGGGAAATGGGGAATTCCTTCAAATTTAAAATGGGGGTATCTGGGTATCCTCCTTTTTATGATGGGCGACGGTGTTGAACAGGGCTGGTTGAGTCCCTATCTGATAGCGCATGGCATGAATATAGAGCAGTCGGCTAGTTTGTTTACAGTTTATGGGGTGACCATAGCCATCTCATCCTGGTTTTCGGGTGTCCTTGCCGAAACATACGGGCCACGCAGATCCATGGTGATGGGCTTACTTCTTTATATGATCGGAACAATCGGTTTTGTGGGGCTTGGAATGCAAAAGCTTGATTTTACTTATATGCTGGTATTTTATGCGGTTCGTGGTTTCGGTTACCCTTTGTTTGCGTATTCATTTATGGTATGGATTACTTATCGCACTACGCAATCCATGCTGGGGCGGGCAGTAGGCTGGTTTTGGTTTGTGTTTACGGGGGGATTGAATGTGCTGGGGGCTTACTATTCAAGCTGGGCTCTGGACTATATGGGCTATCAGAATACCTTATGGTCTTCCTTGCTCTGGGTTTTAATCGGGGCCTTTTTTGCCTTGATCCTGAACCGTGATCGATTCTCGGTACCACATGCAGGCCGATCGAAATTCAGGGATATGCTGAAGGGGCTTACCATTGTTAAGCGCGAGCCTAAGGTTCTGGTGGGCGGAATCGTAAGGGTCATCAATACGACGGCGCAATTTGCTTTTCCGGTTTTTCTGCCCCTGTATATGGCCGAATATGGTTTTGAGACCAAAGCTTGGTTGCAGATTTGGGGTACGATTTTTACCAGCAACATAGTCTTTAACCTCCTATTTGGATTTGTGGGCGACCAGCTTGGCTGGCGTAATACCATTATGTGGTTTGGCGGAGTCGGCTGTGCCGTGGCCACGCTGCTGTTCTATTATTCCCCGGCTTGGTTCGGGGGGAACTATTGGGCTGTCTTGGCGGCGGGCGTATTATGGGGAGCTTTGCTCGCCGGCTATGTGCCCCTGTCCGCACTGGTGCCATCGCTGGTGAAAGAGGAGAAGGGATCAGCAATGGCCATTCTCAATCTCGGGGCTGGCCTGCCTGTATTCGTGGGGCCAGTTTTGGTGGGGCTCTGCATCGGTACGCTGGGCAGCGAAGGTGTAGTTTGGCTGTTAGCCATCCTCTATTTGTTGAGTGCACTCTTGACAGCCTTATTAAAATTGCCCGAACAAAATGTAATTGACACGGACTAAAATATATCATAAAATAGAAGAACGAAAACTATGAAAGTACTATTGACGGCTCCCTATGAGAATGAGAGGGCATTTGGAGAATTGGAGAGTTTGGTTGGCGAAGTCATTTATCGGCCCTGGAAGCCACATGGCAGAGCTTTTAATCCAACGGAGCTCATTGAACTCCTGCGGGAAACCGGGGCCGAAGCCTTGATTTCTGAACATGACGAAATTACTGCCGAGGTGCTGCACGCCAACCCCTTGTTAAAGTTTGTGGGTATTTGTCGGGGCACACCGTCCAATATTGATTTGCCTGTGGCTACCAGCTTGGGGATTCCGGTGTTTCATACGCCGGCACGTAATGCGCAGGCTGTAGCAGAAATGTTTATAGCCAATGTGATCACATTAATGCGCAATACACTTCCCGCTATGGACTGGCTGGAAAATAAAAACTGGGGAGTGGGAGCACATACTTCCTATCTGCAGTTCAAAGGAAATGAACTTGCCGGAAAGAAAGTGGGGATGGTGGGTTTTGGTGCGGTAGGTCAGCATATCGCGCGTATGTTGAGCAGTTTTCCCTGTGAGATTTACTATTTCGATCCTTATTATACAGACGAGAATACCGATTATAAAAAGGTGGAATTGGCCGAACTCTTTACCGCCTGTGATATCGTCGGCATACACCTGCCGGTCACTCCCGAGACGGTCGGGATGATTGATGCGAAATATCTTTCTTTATTAAAAAAAGAGGCTATTTTTGTCAATACTG from the Sphingobacterium thalpophilum genome contains:
- a CDS encoding MFS transporter, coding for MVHILGKWGIPSNLKWGYLGILLFMMGDGVEQGWLSPYLIAHGMNIEQSASLFTVYGVTIAISSWFSGVLAETYGPRRSMVMGLLLYMIGTIGFVGLGMQKLDFTYMLVFYAVRGFGYPLFAYSFMVWITYRTTQSMLGRAVGWFWFVFTGGLNVLGAYYSSWALDYMGYQNTLWSSLLWVLIGAFFALILNRDRFSVPHAGRSKFRDMLKGLTIVKREPKVLVGGIVRVINTTAQFAFPVFLPLYMAEYGFETKAWLQIWGTIFTSNIVFNLLFGFVGDQLGWRNTIMWFGGVGCAVATLLFYYSPAWFGGNYWAVLAAGVLWGALLAGYVPLSALVPSLVKEEKGSAMAILNLGAGLPVFVGPVLVGLCIGTLGSEGVVWLLAILYLLSALLTALLKLPEQNVIDTD
- a CDS encoding endonuclease/exonuclease/phosphatase family protein; the protein is MKRGTQHDLVGRRGFLQKLGAAAMVSLLPLEDNVAHALVSKDTLCVLTCNIRVDLEEDAAKGLGWQQRRSACLEVIRRQRPAIIGFQEVLYNQFADMKAAMPDYHAFGFDGPEMDSIKTGYHGIAKNPVFFSKKRFELLAGGAYWLSETPLIGGSISWGSARARNACWVRLYDRYSKKELRLVNLHLDHVNAEAKLKQIALVLEESAQYADGFVQIMTGDFNVGPESQVYQKVVSAGWKDTFTEIHGAKDFGGTTHGFKGEQYEKKDRAKKIDFIFTKGAVVPRTSAIVKDNYKGVYPSDHYFLRAELEL
- a CDS encoding NAD(P)-dependent oxidoreductase; this translates as MKVLLTAPYENERAFGELESLVGEVIYRPWKPHGRAFNPTELIELLRETGAEALISEHDEITAEVLHANPLLKFVGICRGTPSNIDLPVATSLGIPVFHTPARNAQAVAEMFIANVITLMRNTLPAMDWLENKNWGVGAHTSYLQFKGNELAGKKVGMVGFGAVGQHIARMLSSFPCEIYYFDPYYTDENTDYKKVELAELFTACDIVGIHLPVTPETVGMIDAKYLSLLKKEAIFVNTARATVVNREDLLGLLESGQIRGAVLDVFYHEPPDEIDYKMIQHRNVIATPHIAGATHEVEDHHAFIMNNNLREYFVNGNKHIRQLVNKAVIENLNV